The Altererythrobacter sp. Root672 genome includes a window with the following:
- a CDS encoding diiron oxygenase produces MFQEFNFASVLSASARAAWQIEDVLPEGAALDFSRPFMPENLARTDVPEGLSEAERRVLNQVRGHEYLVIFGLVEEFILPFVLDHARPQLNGNDARVRALLNFAGEEAKHIELFKRFHATFVRDFGSECAVIGPPEAIGAEVLRHDPLAVALAILQIEWMTQRHYVDSVRDDSGLDPLFKSLLKHHWMEEAQHAKLDTLMVEALAEGRDEASIQSALDEYLEIGMFLDGGLKTQAELNLDAFEKAVGRQLGEDERGALIAQQHQALRWTYLGSGMTHPKFVATLAAISPAARDRIAEVAPAFC; encoded by the coding sequence ATGTTTCAAGAGTTCAATTTCGCTAGCGTGCTTTCCGCCTCCGCCCGTGCGGCCTGGCAAATCGAGGACGTCCTGCCCGAAGGCGCGGCGCTCGATTTCTCCCGCCCGTTCATGCCCGAGAACCTCGCCCGAACCGACGTGCCAGAGGGCCTGTCGGAGGCGGAGCGGCGCGTTCTCAACCAGGTCCGCGGCCACGAGTACCTCGTGATCTTCGGTCTGGTCGAAGAGTTCATTCTTCCGTTCGTGCTCGATCACGCCCGGCCGCAGCTGAACGGCAACGATGCCCGAGTGCGGGCTCTGCTCAACTTCGCGGGCGAGGAAGCCAAGCACATTGAACTGTTCAAGCGCTTCCATGCCACGTTCGTGCGCGATTTCGGTAGCGAGTGCGCCGTGATCGGCCCACCCGAGGCGATAGGCGCCGAAGTCCTGCGCCATGATCCGCTCGCGGTGGCGCTGGCCATCCTGCAGATCGAATGGATGACGCAGCGGCACTATGTCGACAGCGTCCGCGACGACAGCGGCTTAGATCCGCTGTTCAAGAGCCTGCTCAAGCACCACTGGATGGAAGAGGCGCAGCACGCCAAGCTCGACACACTCATGGTCGAGGCACTGGCCGAAGGCCGCGACGAGGCTTCGATCCAAAGCGCCCTCGACGAGTATCTCGAGATCGGGATGTTCCTCGACGGTGGGCTGAAGACGCAGGCCGAGCTCAACCTCGATGCCTTCGAGAAGGCCGTCGGCCGCCAGCTCGGTGAAGACGAACGCGGCGCGCTGATAGCTCAGCAGCACCAGGCGCTGCGCTGGACCTACCTCGGCTCCGGCATGACCCACCCCAAGTTCGTGGCCACGCTGGCCGCGATTTCCCCCGCCGCCCGCGACCGCATCGCCGAAGTCGCACCGGCCTTTTGCTGA
- a CDS encoding OsmC family protein, giving the protein MLDIAQKNTVNGIDLDALTEATEAIKQDPANGMVAFRVRTEWTGQTRSETTVDSVTMGGERIARRHKIVADEPYELLGTDSAPNPQELLMSAINACMTVGYVAQAAVRGITLSACRIEMAGELDLRGFLGLDASVPNGYRKLDYVVTLEGDGTREQYEEIHQAVKATSPNFYNINRAIEMNGRLA; this is encoded by the coding sequence ATGCTCGATATTGCTCAGAAGAATACCGTCAACGGCATCGATCTCGACGCGCTTACCGAAGCCACCGAAGCGATCAAGCAGGATCCGGCCAATGGCATGGTCGCCTTCCGCGTCCGCACCGAATGGACCGGCCAAACCCGCTCCGAGACTACCGTCGACAGCGTCACCATGGGCGGCGAACGCATCGCCCGGCGCCACAAGATTGTCGCCGACGAGCCTTACGAACTGCTCGGCACCGATAGCGCCCCCAATCCGCAGGAACTGCTGATGAGCGCGATCAATGCCTGCATGACCGTGGGCTACGTGGCCCAGGCCGCGGTCCGCGGGATCACGCTTTCAGCGTGCCGCATCGAAATGGCCGGCGAACTGGACTTGCGCGGCTTCCTCGGCCTCGATGCGAGCGTTCCCAACGGTTACCGCAAGCTCGACTACGTCGTCACGCTCGAGGGCGACGGTACGCGCGAGCAATACGAAGAGATTCACCAGGCGGTGAAGGCAACCTCACCCAACTTCTACAACATCAATCGGGCGATCGAAATGAACGGCCGCCTGGCCTGA
- a CDS encoding adenylate/guanylate cyclase domain-containing protein has translation MKVDGMRAWVSRMGWGVQQPGVFSRFADSETEERYSATARALRMPFVRLYCVIFMIVSLAYLITNPNLVSQAQNAELAIYLGASLAVAGGYICVTFWDAYVRHPIIDFIALLLLSLLVGRANYVLFEYLAGADAGLHVVAVINRLVLAAFAAVTLAGRPRLFVIWLVADMLAWFGSALNDLDQPAFIFAALSYFGGSAVMFAICLAVGRTSRSAFILADGLDNERRKNEELVHNMLPPAAVQRIRDGRVVADSYADASVIFIDMVGFSMLARRISPGHLVELLNSFFNQADNLAAVHHIEKVKTVGDSYLAIAGGNIESVNSADSAIAFARAVIGCVHELRQVAGVDTVGLRVGIHSGPVVGGVIGATRMAYDYWGDTVNIAARLQGAAPFNGIAISESTWLRARSRDDFGTPETMTLKGVGDLTVYHASIGPGEGEATVEPVAA, from the coding sequence ATGAAGGTAGACGGGATGCGGGCCTGGGTTTCCAGGATGGGGTGGGGTGTGCAGCAGCCAGGCGTATTCAGCCGGTTCGCCGACAGTGAGACCGAAGAACGCTACAGCGCCACGGCGCGGGCGCTGCGGATGCCGTTCGTGCGGCTCTACTGCGTGATCTTCATGATCGTGTCGCTCGCCTACCTGATCACCAATCCCAACCTCGTGTCGCAGGCGCAGAACGCCGAACTCGCGATTTATCTCGGCGCAAGCCTGGCGGTCGCGGGCGGCTATATCTGCGTGACCTTCTGGGACGCCTATGTGCGTCACCCGATCATCGACTTCATCGCCTTGCTGCTGCTCTCGCTGCTGGTTGGGCGAGCGAACTATGTGCTGTTCGAATACCTCGCCGGCGCGGACGCCGGTCTGCACGTGGTGGCGGTCATCAACCGACTGGTCCTCGCCGCCTTTGCCGCAGTCACCCTGGCCGGCAGGCCGCGCCTGTTCGTGATCTGGCTGGTGGCGGACATGCTGGCTTGGTTCGGCTCGGCCCTGAACGACCTTGACCAGCCAGCCTTCATCTTTGCCGCGCTCAGCTACTTCGGCGGCTCGGCAGTGATGTTCGCGATTTGCCTCGCGGTGGGCCGCACGAGCCGCTCCGCATTCATCCTCGCCGACGGGCTCGACAACGAGCGGCGCAAGAACGAGGAGCTGGTGCACAACATGCTCCCGCCAGCGGCAGTCCAGCGCATCCGCGACGGGCGGGTGGTGGCAGACTCCTATGCCGACGCGAGCGTGATCTTCATCGACATGGTCGGCTTCTCGATGCTGGCGCGGCGGATCTCGCCCGGACACCTGGTCGAGCTGCTCAACAGCTTCTTCAACCAGGCCGACAACCTCGCCGCCGTGCATCACATCGAAAAGGTCAAGACGGTCGGCGATTCCTACCTCGCCATCGCGGGCGGCAACATTGAGAGCGTCAACAGCGCGGATTCGGCGATTGCCTTTGCTCGCGCCGTGATCGGTTGCGTCCACGAACTGCGCCAGGTCGCGGGCGTTGACACGGTGGGCCTGCGCGTCGGCATCCATAGCGGCCCTGTGGTGGGCGGTGTGATCGGCGCGACGCGGATGGCCTACGACTATTGGGGTGACACGGTGAACATCGCGGCGCGGCTGCAAGGCGCTGCGCCATTCAACGGTATCGCCATTTCGGAAAGCACCTGGCTGCGGGCCAGGTCGCGGGACGATTTCGGCACGCCGGAAACGATGACGCTGAAGGGCGTGGGCGACTTGACGGTCTACCATGCCAGCATCGGTCCGGGAGAGGGCGAAGCGACCGTGGAGCCGGTCGCCGCCTGA
- a CDS encoding (d)CMP kinase — translation MIIAVDGPTASGKGTIAKALAQHYRLPHLDTGLLYRAVGRQVFLDGGDPDSAGDALSGCAFPDGLLLDPELRTEDTGGLASRVSVHRSVREALFERQRSFALQPGGAVLDGRDVGTVIAPEAEVKLFVVASVEARALRRWKEMQERGNDRTLAEIEEDLRLRDERDRNRAEAPLRAADDAVVLDTSDLGRDEAIAAAIALVERQLALQR, via the coding sequence ATGATCATCGCCGTCGACGGCCCGACCGCTTCGGGCAAGGGCACCATCGCCAAGGCGCTCGCCCAGCACTACCGCCTTCCGCACCTCGACACCGGCCTGCTCTATCGCGCGGTGGGGCGGCAGGTATTTCTCGATGGCGGTGATCCGGACAGTGCCGGTGACGCGCTGAGCGGCTGCGCCTTTCCGGATGGCCTGCTGCTCGATCCTGAACTGCGTACCGAAGATACTGGGGGCCTAGCCAGTCGCGTCTCGGTCCACCGCTCGGTGCGCGAGGCACTGTTCGAACGTCAGCGCAGTTTCGCGCTGCAGCCGGGCGGCGCAGTACTCGACGGGCGCGACGTCGGCACGGTGATCGCACCCGAAGCGGAGGTGAAGCTGTTCGTCGTCGCCAGCGTCGAAGCTCGCGCGCTGCGTCGGTGGAAAGAAATGCAGGAACGCGGGAACGACCGGACCCTGGCCGAGATCGAAGAGGACCTCCGCCTCCGCGACGAACGCGACCGCAACCGAGCCGAAGCCCCACTGCGCGCCGCTGACGATGCGGTGGTGCTCGATACCTCGGATCTGGGCCGAGACGAAGCTATCGCAGCCGCTATCGCACTGGTCGAAAGGCAGCTGGCCCTTCAGCGTTGA
- a CDS encoding CBU_0592 family membrane protein, whose product MIDSFTADVIGLIGSALFIGAFAYANLTKTLNKLGFNLANMIGSILLLISLSVNFNLAAFVLETAWGLIAAAGLVMAIRVKMRKKPE is encoded by the coding sequence GTGATCGACTCCTTCACAGCCGACGTCATCGGCCTCATCGGCAGCGCGCTGTTCATCGGCGCCTTTGCCTACGCCAACCTGACCAAGACGCTGAACAAGTTGGGGTTCAACCTGGCCAACATGATTGGCTCGATCCTGCTGCTTATTTCGCTGTCTGTGAACTTCAACCTCGCGGCTTTCGTGCTGGAGACAGCGTGGGGCTTGATCGCGGCAGCGGGCCTCGTCATGGCGATCCGCGTAAAAATGCGGAAGAAGCCCGAATGA
- a CDS encoding DMT family transporter, with the protein MAWVILFVAGILEVVWAYSMKLSDGFSKLGPSAVTLGAMFLSFGLLAVAMKSLPLGTAYTVWTGIGAVGAFVVGIVVLGETVSAMRIFAALLIVSGLVLMKVSSPA; encoded by the coding sequence GTGGCGTGGGTTATTCTGTTCGTTGCCGGTATTCTTGAAGTCGTGTGGGCTTACTCGATGAAGCTGTCGGACGGCTTCTCGAAGCTTGGCCCGTCAGCCGTGACTCTAGGCGCGATGTTTCTCAGCTTTGGCTTGCTGGCGGTGGCGATGAAGTCGCTGCCGCTCGGAACGGCCTATACCGTGTGGACGGGCATCGGCGCTGTGGGCGCGTTCGTGGTCGGCATTGTCGTGCTTGGCGAGACTGTCAGCGCGATGCGGATCTTCGCCGCTCTGCTGATCGTCTCGGGCCTGGTGCTGATGAAGGTGTCGAGCCCGGCCTAA